One Dietzia sp. JS16-p6b genomic window carries:
- a CDS encoding nitroreductase family deazaflavin-dependent oxidoreductase translates to MSNFLTPVAIWFGRQDATRENSHLVVTVDKWMNRVSGGRVPLLRVAGLPTLTLHVPGRKTGEVRDTPLLCASWRNGLVIVGSNWGGEKTPAWVYNLRAAREGEVAVSVYGARLIVDVREVSEAERASAWDAAVKVWPNYEIYATRTSRQLPIFHLTPRL, encoded by the coding sequence ATGAGCAACTTCCTCACCCCGGTCGCGATCTGGTTCGGTCGTCAGGACGCCACGCGCGAGAACTCCCATCTCGTCGTGACGGTCGACAAGTGGATGAACAGGGTGTCCGGCGGGCGTGTCCCGCTCCTCCGGGTGGCGGGACTGCCCACTCTCACACTGCATGTCCCGGGGCGTAAGACCGGAGAGGTGCGGGATACGCCACTGCTGTGTGCGTCGTGGCGCAACGGACTGGTGATCGTCGGCTCCAACTGGGGCGGCGAGAAGACGCCGGCGTGGGTGTACAACCTCCGTGCGGCGAGGGAAGGGGAGGTCGCCGTATCGGTCTACGGCGCCAGGCTCATCGTGGACGTGAGAGAGGTGTCGGAGGCCGAGCGGGCCTCGGCCTGGGACGCCGCGGTGAAGGTGTGGCCGAACTACGAGATCTACGCCACCCGCACGAGCAGGCAGCTGCCGATCTTCCACCTGACCCCCCGGCTCTGA
- a CDS encoding MaoC family dehydratase, producing the protein MTAEQYDTFDTPLHDRYLEDYREGRIYRFGEESVDAEEIVEFARRYDPQSIHTDPEAAADGPFGGLIASGWQTAALMMRLFADNYLTAVASLASPGIDELRWVRPLRPGDTLTLICETTGVRPSRSKPDRGVLTTDVTLVNQDGDPVLTATALNMVARR; encoded by the coding sequence ATGACCGCCGAGCAGTACGACACTTTTGACACACCTCTCCACGACAGGTACCTCGAGGACTACCGGGAAGGTCGGATCTACCGCTTCGGCGAGGAGTCGGTGGACGCCGAGGAGATCGTGGAGTTCGCCCGCAGGTACGACCCGCAGAGCATCCACACCGATCCCGAGGCGGCCGCAGACGGCCCCTTCGGCGGACTGATCGCGAGCGGTTGGCAGACGGCCGCACTCATGATGCGACTGTTCGCCGACAACTATCTCACCGCCGTCGCGAGCCTGGCCTCACCCGGGATCGACGAACTGCGCTGGGTCCGCCCCCTGCGTCCCGGCGACACGCTGACCCTGATCTGCGAGACGACCGGCGTCCGCCCCTCCAGGAGCAAGCCGGACCGGGGAGTGCTCACCACGGATGTGACGCTGGTCAATCAGGACGGCGATCCGGTCCTGACGGCGACGGCGCTCAACATGGTCGCCCGGCGATGA
- a CDS encoding thioesterase family protein: protein MAYFERLGDQRFRPTSHTTGAWDPAVQHIGPSFGLLVHEVERDLRRRRDDPMVLSRLTYEILGTVPMDPVAVDVQVIRPGRTIELVEASYGLEDRVGVRLRAWFQQPRDTTGLQGAGFDPIPGPSAMEQWDPTSVWQGGYLASADVRRDSVGPGRARYWVRTGVPLVAGEPVGALAGAATLFDIANGMAIRADPSDVQFPNIDLTAHLLREPRGDWVGFDTRVGFGPGGLGLTASVLHDESGPMGTLAQTLTVRPVT from the coding sequence GTGGCGTACTTCGAGCGACTCGGCGACCAGCGGTTCCGCCCGACCTCGCACACCACCGGGGCATGGGACCCGGCGGTGCAGCATATCGGCCCGTCATTCGGGCTGCTCGTGCATGAGGTGGAGCGTGACCTGCGGCGTCGGCGGGACGACCCCATGGTGCTCTCGCGGTTGACCTACGAGATCCTCGGCACCGTGCCCATGGACCCGGTGGCGGTGGACGTGCAGGTGATCAGACCGGGACGCACCATCGAGCTCGTGGAGGCGAGCTATGGTCTCGAGGATCGCGTGGGGGTCCGCCTGCGCGCCTGGTTTCAGCAGCCGAGGGACACCACGGGACTCCAGGGCGCCGGGTTCGACCCGATCCCGGGGCCGTCCGCCATGGAGCAGTGGGACCCCACCTCGGTCTGGCAGGGCGGCTACCTGGCGTCCGCGGACGTCCGCCGGGACTCGGTCGGGCCGGGACGGGCCCGGTACTGGGTGCGCACCGGCGTCCCGCTCGTCGCAGGGGAGCCGGTGGGCGCTCTGGCCGGGGCGGCCACGCTGTTCGACATCGCCAACGGAATGGCGATCCGTGCCGATCCGTCGGATGTTCAGTTCCCCAATATCGATCTCACCGCCCACCTCCTGCGTGAACCGCGCGGGGACTGGGTCGGGTTCGACACCCGGGTGGGTTTCGGCCCGGGCGGTCTCGGACTCACCGCGAGCGTTCTGCACGACGAATCGGGGCCGATGGGCACGCTCGCGCAGACTCTCACCGTGAGACCGGTGACCTGA
- a CDS encoding GNAT family N-acetyltransferase yields MRTRHVSTVIHRSPAEVYVVASDHTTLASWASGLATAEAAVDGDSLIVDSPMGRVTVRFVPKNDFGILDHEVTLPDGNTVYNPLRVVPHPDGAEVIMSVRQLTDDDDAFEHDAATVAADLNRLKGLLEADRPPLPSSAPGLALPADIRVAGPSDAASLGRLLHAFNTEFDCPTPSPAEAAGRFERLLGREDVLAVVARLTHGREAGTDVGFAFLTLRPTPYWDGPLAQLEDLYVRPDLRAAGVGTAMLDRSVSEARRRGCEEMLINVDADDLGARRFYERHGFSDVDPDTGSGMRCYLRGLRAVGGSPGEVRSPVSR; encoded by the coding sequence ATGCGCACGAGACACGTCAGCACCGTGATCCACCGCTCCCCGGCGGAGGTCTACGTCGTCGCCTCGGATCACACGACACTCGCCTCCTGGGCGTCGGGCCTGGCCACCGCGGAGGCAGCCGTCGACGGTGACAGCCTGATAGTCGACTCCCCGATGGGGAGAGTGACCGTGCGGTTCGTCCCGAAGAACGACTTCGGAATCCTGGACCACGAGGTCACCCTCCCCGACGGGAACACGGTCTACAACCCGCTCCGCGTCGTGCCCCACCCGGACGGTGCGGAGGTGATCATGTCCGTCCGTCAGCTCACCGACGACGACGACGCGTTCGAGCATGACGCCGCCACCGTGGCGGCCGACCTCAACCGGCTCAAGGGACTCCTCGAGGCGGATCGCCCTCCGCTCCCCTCGTCCGCGCCTGGTCTGGCCCTGCCCGCGGACATCCGCGTGGCCGGGCCCTCGGACGCGGCGTCCCTGGGGCGGCTGCTCCACGCCTTCAACACCGAGTTCGACTGCCCCACCCCGAGCCCCGCCGAGGCGGCGGGGCGCTTCGAACGCCTCCTGGGACGTGAGGACGTCCTCGCCGTCGTCGCGCGACTCACCCACGGCCGCGAAGCCGGGACCGACGTGGGTTTCGCGTTCCTCACCCTTCGCCCGACCCCCTACTGGGACGGTCCCCTCGCGCAGCTCGAGGACCTCTACGTCCGTCCGGACCTCCGGGCGGCCGGTGTCGGAACCGCGATGCTGGACCGTTCGGTCTCCGAGGCCCGTCGGCGGGGGTGCGAGGAGATGCTCATCAACGTGGACGCTGACGACCTCGGTGCCCGCCGGTTCTATGAGCGTCACGGCTTCTCGGACGTCGATCCGGACACCGGATCCGGAATGCGGTGCTATCTGCGCGGACTGAGGGCCGTGGGCGGGTCGCCCGGTGAGGTCAGGTCACCGGTCTCACGGTGA
- a CDS encoding potassium channel family protein translates to MGIAATVIGAGIIAIGLRDVFRALMNPRGEATLSTMVFSAMWAVSRRCGHRLGSTVGPAGMVGTVLVWVLLQAVGWALIYLPRVPEGFDYSSGIDAGRYPVVAEALYISLVTLATLGFGDVVATDPVLRVLAPVEALTGFALLTASLTWFMQVYPPLTRRRALALRLHGLAEAGYAEAVRELSPVTIARAAEDLAAEINAVTVDLSQHSETYYFQDGNPHQSLSRQVAHAVDLRDAATESGDPESRVGARALSTSLDRLAESLGDFVDAGQDPDVREVFDAYAGDHWRAARS, encoded by the coding sequence ATGGGGATCGCGGCGACCGTCATCGGCGCGGGGATCATCGCGATCGGACTGAGAGACGTGTTCCGCGCCCTGATGAATCCTCGCGGGGAAGCGACGCTCAGCACGATGGTGTTCTCCGCGATGTGGGCGGTGTCGCGGCGCTGTGGGCACCGCCTGGGTTCGACGGTGGGTCCGGCCGGGATGGTCGGCACCGTTCTGGTCTGGGTTCTGCTGCAGGCAGTGGGATGGGCGCTGATCTATCTGCCGCGCGTCCCTGAGGGGTTCGACTATTCCTCCGGCATCGACGCCGGCCGCTACCCGGTCGTCGCCGAGGCGCTCTACATCTCCCTCGTGACACTGGCCACCCTGGGGTTCGGCGACGTGGTGGCCACCGACCCCGTGCTCCGTGTCCTGGCGCCGGTGGAGGCGCTGACCGGGTTCGCTCTGCTGACAGCATCCCTCACATGGTTCATGCAGGTCTACCCGCCGCTCACACGACGGAGAGCGCTGGCCCTACGTCTCCACGGCCTGGCGGAGGCCGGTTACGCGGAGGCGGTTCGAGAACTGTCCCCGGTCACGATCGCCCGGGCGGCGGAGGACCTCGCAGCGGAGATCAACGCCGTCACCGTGGACCTGTCACAACACTCGGAGACCTATTACTTCCAGGACGGCAATCCGCACCAGTCGCTGTCCCGTCAGGTGGCTCATGCGGTGGATCTGCGCGATGCCGCCACGGAGTCCGGTGATCCGGAGTCGCGTGTCGGGGCGCGCGCATTGTCGACCTCGCTGGACCGCCTCGCGGAGTCCCTGGGGGACTTCGTCGACGCGGGCCAGGATCCCGACGTCCGCGAGGTCTTCGATGCGTACGCCGGAGATCATTGGCGAGCCGCCCGCAGCTGA
- a CDS encoding DUF309 domain-containing protein, protein MRTPDGLDRDRDENGRARNARPRDELGRPLPPGSVGVERIPEDLDLPPADSLAWAQELLDRGLAFHAHEVLEGAWKSSPADERELWRGLAQVAVGITHIQRGNTRGARALLERAAASIGSQDDPAPHGIDAAGLVAHAHELMAELSRGADLAPHQLRPRLRAR, encoded by the coding sequence ATGCGCACTCCGGATGGCCTCGACCGTGACCGGGACGAGAACGGACGCGCGCGGAACGCTCGTCCCCGGGACGAACTCGGCCGGCCGCTGCCGCCCGGAAGCGTCGGGGTCGAGCGCATCCCCGAAGACCTGGATCTGCCGCCCGCCGACTCGCTGGCCTGGGCGCAGGAGCTCCTCGACCGCGGCCTCGCCTTCCACGCCCACGAGGTGCTGGAGGGCGCGTGGAAGAGCTCCCCCGCTGACGAGCGCGAGCTCTGGCGGGGACTGGCCCAGGTCGCGGTCGGCATCACCCACATCCAGCGTGGCAACACCCGCGGCGCCCGCGCGCTTCTCGAGCGGGCGGCCGCCAGCATCGGTAGCCAGGACGACCCGGCGCCCCACGGAATCGACGCGGCGGGACTGGTCGCCCACGCGCACGAGCTCATGGCCGAACTCAGCCGAGGCGCAGACCTCGCCCCCCACCAGCTGAGACCGCGTCTGAGGGCCCGCTGA
- a CDS encoding alpha/beta fold hydrolase yields the protein MTLNHVRRGQGRPLLLVHGLGAGWRSWQPVIDELAASREVIALDLPGFGESPPLEGELTIAALADSVARFIEESGLDGVSTAGQSMGGRIVLELARRGVGGDTVALDPGGFWNDRELALFSATLRPSIALVGAVRGALPVLLGNPVSRTALLAQLSVRPWALAAQTVLPDVAGLADAPATGAAMDALTKGPKQRGAPAGTVPGRVTIGWGRRDLVTLPAQAHRAARAFPDATLHWFDRCGHFPQWDAPQEAIRLILDGTS from the coding sequence ATGACCTTGAATCATGTCCGGCGTGGACAGGGCAGGCCGTTGCTGCTCGTACACGGCCTCGGCGCGGGGTGGCGATCGTGGCAGCCCGTCATCGATGAGCTGGCGGCGAGTCGCGAGGTGATCGCTCTCGACCTGCCGGGATTCGGCGAGTCTCCACCGCTGGAGGGCGAGCTCACCATAGCCGCGTTGGCCGACTCGGTCGCCCGGTTCATCGAGGAGTCGGGTCTGGACGGGGTGTCCACCGCGGGGCAGTCGATGGGTGGACGGATCGTGCTCGAACTCGCCCGGCGCGGCGTCGGTGGGGACACCGTGGCGTTGGATCCGGGCGGCTTCTGGAATGACCGCGAGCTGGCGTTGTTCAGCGCCACCCTGCGGCCGTCGATCGCCCTGGTCGGTGCCGTGCGGGGAGCGCTCCCGGTACTCCTGGGCAATCCGGTGAGCCGCACCGCCTTGCTGGCGCAACTCTCCGTGCGCCCCTGGGCTCTGGCGGCGCAGACGGTCCTGCCCGACGTGGCCGGATTGGCCGACGCGCCGGCGACGGGCGCGGCGATGGACGCGCTGACGAAGGGGCCGAAGCAGCGGGGAGCACCCGCGGGAACGGTCCCGGGACGGGTCACCATCGGGTGGGGGCGTCGAGACCTGGTGACGCTCCCGGCCCAGGCCCACAGGGCCGCCCGTGCATTTCCCGATGCGACCCTGCACTGGTTCGACCGGTGCGGGCACTTCCCGCAATGGGATGCGCCTCAGGAGGCGATTCGCCTGATCCTCGACGGGACCAGCTGA
- a CDS encoding SRPBCC family protein yields the protein MWTTELRMTVDPETVWSVITDVQSWPRWGPTISAARVGGGGTLTAGARGTITTVAGLPLGFEITDFVERQRWSWKVAGVDATRHEVIRVPGGCVLSFGAPAWAAGYLPVLALALPRIEGISLERGL from the coding sequence ATGTGGACGACCGAGCTGCGGATGACCGTGGACCCGGAGACCGTCTGGTCGGTCATCACCGATGTGCAGAGCTGGCCACGATGGGGGCCCACCATCTCCGCGGCACGGGTCGGCGGCGGCGGCACCCTGACGGCAGGTGCGCGGGGGACGATCACGACCGTGGCGGGGTTGCCCCTGGGCTTCGAGATCACCGATTTCGTGGAACGGCAGCGGTGGTCGTGGAAGGTGGCCGGTGTGGACGCCACGCGGCACGAGGTGATCCGGGTGCCGGGTGGCTGCGTACTGAGTTTCGGGGCTCCGGCATGGGCGGCGGGATACCTGCCGGTGCTGGCTCTCGCCCTACCGCGCATCGAGGGGATTTCACTCGAACGAGGTCTCTGA
- a CDS encoding thioesterase family protein — protein MLYPQLHEATVGLAGTFGPTQHRAGHRVNPPGDTTIAGALGGDRSDVRALFGFGGVHGGLLAAALLRAARGPGPSDRLPVETTTYFLRPVLAMPDLERLAVREGGRTTITSASATVDGTLAATSTTVSSTAREPSTPVVSTVAPDITPLDLAERFVIPPEFVPISTKMEIRPATPGLPYSGATVPELCAWIRLTESVHDPFERILILADALAPSYAAILTDLRMAPSVRMTVRFTPAVARLPFDWVLVRATTAEAGTDGWLGEHVTIWAPDGELLATSTQLRAIR, from the coding sequence TTGCTGTACCCTCAGTTGCATGAAGCAACTGTCGGCCTGGCGGGCACTTTCGGGCCCACCCAGCACAGGGCAGGCCACAGGGTGAATCCCCCCGGCGACACCACCATCGCCGGCGCGCTAGGCGGCGACCGCTCTGACGTGCGGGCCCTTTTCGGCTTCGGGGGAGTGCACGGCGGACTGCTCGCCGCCGCCCTCCTGCGCGCCGCCCGCGGCCCCGGACCGTCGGATCGACTGCCGGTGGAGACGACGACGTACTTCCTGAGGCCCGTGCTCGCCATGCCCGACCTGGAGCGACTCGCAGTCCGGGAAGGAGGAAGGACCACGATCACCTCGGCGTCGGCCACCGTCGACGGCACCCTCGCCGCAACCTCAACAACGGTGTCGTCGACCGCACGGGAACCTTCCACACCCGTTGTGAGCACCGTCGCGCCGGATATCACGCCGCTCGACCTCGCTGAACGATTCGTCATCCCGCCGGAGTTCGTGCCGATCTCCACCAAGATGGAGATCCGGCCTGCTACACCCGGTTTGCCGTACTCGGGCGCGACCGTTCCGGAACTGTGCGCCTGGATCCGCCTGACCGAATCGGTACACGACCCGTTCGAGCGCATCCTAATTCTCGCGGACGCGCTCGCACCGTCGTACGCCGCGATACTCACCGACCTCCGGATGGCACCCTCCGTGCGAATGACCGTGCGGTTCACCCCGGCCGTTGCCAGACTGCCGTTCGACTGGGTGCTGGTGCGCGCCACGACCGCTGAGGCCGGGACCGACGGCTGGCTCGGAGAACACGTGACGATCTGGGCGCCCGATGGAGAGTTGCTAGCAACGTCGACCCAACTGCGCGCCATCCGCTGA
- a CDS encoding helix-turn-helix domain-containing protein, whose amino-acid sequence MRRTSFADMNCSIAQTLEVIGDWWTPLVLRDALMGVRRFEQFQGRLGIARNVLAQRLETLVEHGLMEQVPYQNRPLRHEYVLTDKGRDLWPALQMLRQWGDRWAAPNGAPVEAVHESCGHVLDAHLACGACGERVYGRDLTLRHGPGWSEGDAVIVPAAQGA is encoded by the coding sequence ATGCGTCGCACGAGCTTTGCCGACATGAACTGCTCGATCGCCCAGACTCTCGAGGTGATCGGAGACTGGTGGACCCCGCTCGTGCTCCGTGATGCCTTGATGGGAGTGCGGCGCTTCGAGCAGTTCCAGGGCCGTCTCGGGATCGCTCGCAACGTTTTGGCCCAACGGCTCGAGACTCTTGTCGAGCATGGCTTGATGGAGCAGGTGCCCTATCAGAATCGGCCGCTGCGCCATGAGTACGTTCTGACGGACAAGGGGCGCGACCTGTGGCCGGCACTCCAGATGCTTCGACAGTGGGGCGACCGCTGGGCGGCCCCGAACGGTGCCCCGGTCGAAGCGGTTCACGAGTCGTGTGGCCACGTCCTCGACGCGCATCTCGCGTGTGGTGCCTGTGGCGAACGTGTGTACGGTCGCGACCTGACGCTTCGGCACGGCCCGGGCTGGTCCGAGGGTGATGCGGTGATCGTGCCAGCGGCTCAGGGCGCCTGA
- a CDS encoding amidase, which produces MRIDEYRRHDALGLAALVRSGEVTAGELLEVAVQQADTVNPHLNAIINRMDARARDRATESLDGPFAGVPFLIKDLGQDYRGVPTSGGSRPLSHLPAAEHSTVVQRWLDAGLVIFGKTNTPEFGAKGITEPDLFGPARNPWDTTRTPGGSSGGSAAAVAAGVVPVAGASDGGGSIRIPAACCGLVGLKPGRGLVPMGPMIGEAMHGAATHGVISRSVRDSAAMLDVLAGGEPSGPYVPGMPTEDFLSQVGREPGRLRIGVCTASSINSDPHPEASASVEATARTLSDLGHDVEMLDEQPIDDLALARDFLTTWFVVLAWQVDDVKRRTGCRDGDFELDTQIMAALGRAHSSVDYVGTVMRRHEHVRRLSAYFEGYDLLVTPTLADLPPHVGALDTPRPAHRAATVLLRTRTAGLLRYSGLVESMINNNLNWIPYTQLANLTGRPAISLPLHRTAEGVPMGVQFISPLGGESMLLRLAGQLEQAVPWDHLRAPDLASGGAPTSL; this is translated from the coding sequence ATGCGTATCGATGAGTACCGTCGCCACGACGCCCTCGGCCTGGCCGCCCTGGTCCGGTCCGGGGAGGTGACGGCGGGCGAGTTGCTCGAGGTCGCGGTGCAGCAGGCGGACACCGTCAACCCGCACCTCAACGCCATCATCAACCGGATGGACGCCCGGGCCCGCGACCGGGCGACGGAGTCGCTCGACGGACCCTTCGCCGGAGTTCCCTTCCTCATCAAGGATCTGGGCCAGGACTACCGGGGGGTGCCGACCAGCGGCGGATCGCGGCCCCTGTCCCACCTTCCGGCGGCCGAGCACTCGACAGTGGTCCAGCGCTGGCTCGACGCGGGACTCGTCATCTTCGGCAAGACCAACACCCCCGAGTTCGGGGCGAAGGGAATCACCGAACCGGACCTCTTCGGGCCCGCCCGCAACCCGTGGGACACCACCAGGACGCCCGGCGGCTCCTCGGGAGGGTCGGCCGCCGCTGTGGCGGCCGGTGTCGTTCCCGTGGCCGGGGCCAGCGATGGCGGTGGCTCCATCCGCATCCCGGCCGCGTGCTGCGGCCTCGTGGGGCTCAAGCCGGGCCGGGGCCTGGTGCCGATGGGGCCGATGATCGGCGAGGCGATGCACGGTGCGGCGACGCACGGCGTGATCTCGCGCTCCGTCCGCGATTCCGCGGCGATGCTGGATGTCCTGGCCGGTGGCGAGCCGAGCGGACCCTACGTCCCCGGGATGCCCACCGAGGACTTCCTCTCGCAGGTCGGTAGGGAACCGGGTCGGCTGCGGATCGGCGTGTGCACCGCATCCTCGATCAACTCCGACCCCCATCCGGAGGCCTCGGCATCGGTCGAGGCGACCGCACGCACGCTCTCCGATCTGGGCCATGACGTCGAGATGCTCGACGAACAGCCGATCGACGACCTGGCGCTGGCGCGCGACTTCCTCACCACTTGGTTCGTGGTGCTGGCGTGGCAGGTCGACGACGTCAAGCGGCGCACCGGATGCCGGGACGGTGACTTCGAGTTGGACACGCAGATCATGGCGGCCCTGGGCCGAGCACACAGCAGCGTCGACTACGTCGGCACGGTGATGCGCCGACACGAGCACGTGCGGAGATTGTCCGCGTACTTCGAGGGGTACGACCTGCTGGTCACGCCCACGTTGGCCGACCTGCCCCCGCACGTCGGGGCACTGGACACACCACGACCCGCACACCGTGCTGCGACAGTGCTCCTCAGGACCCGGACGGCCGGCCTGCTGCGGTACTCGGGGCTCGTGGAGTCGATGATCAACAACAACCTCAATTGGATCCCGTACACCCAGCTGGCCAACCTCACCGGGCGACCGGCGATCTCGCTACCTCTGCACCGGACCGCTGAGGGCGTGCCGATGGGGGTGCAGTTCATCTCACCACTGGGAGGTGAATCCATGCTCCTGCGCCTCGCCGGACAACTCGAGCAGGCGGTGCCGTGGGATCACCTGCGGGCTCCGGATCTCGCGTCAGGCGGAGCCCCGACGAGTCTCTGA
- a CDS encoding PHB depolymerase family esterase: MTHSVFPQTARALACLALATTTAACASRTVDRDPSASIPADASQNLTSHSTVLDERTRTWTVYRPPAAVGDPSAPALLVIHGTGDTASGIRNGIGPDLEQLADEEGFAVVYVDGHQNNWNECRVEGDWPAKDEDLDDLGLMRQAAESVGSTGPVYAVGFSSGGHMAMRLALEAPDLVDGVAAVAANPPTADNLGCEVQGDPVPIMFVQGRQDPINPIDGGEVRVGSGLTAASRGEVMSAVEGAEWFARYNGILAGGATPTVTREGDAETITWEGPAAVRLVRVDRVGHSFPTLSGRWGRDGGARYDAPGEIWRFFSPAPA; encoded by the coding sequence ATGACCCACTCGGTGTTCCCCCAAACGGCCAGGGCTCTGGCGTGCCTCGCCCTCGCTACGACGACTGCCGCCTGCGCGTCGAGGACCGTCGATCGCGACCCGTCCGCCTCGATCCCGGCGGACGCGTCGCAGAATCTCACCAGCCACTCGACGGTGCTGGACGAGCGGACCCGGACGTGGACGGTCTACCGTCCGCCGGCCGCGGTGGGTGATCCCTCGGCCCCCGCCCTCCTGGTCATCCACGGGACCGGGGACACCGCTTCGGGGATCCGCAACGGGATCGGACCCGATCTCGAGCAACTGGCCGACGAGGAGGGGTTCGCGGTGGTCTACGTCGACGGTCACCAGAACAACTGGAACGAGTGCCGCGTCGAGGGAGACTGGCCCGCCAAGGACGAGGACCTCGACGATCTGGGTCTCATGCGACAGGCTGCCGAGTCGGTGGGGTCGACCGGTCCTGTCTACGCGGTGGGATTCTCCTCCGGTGGTCACATGGCCATGCGCCTGGCCCTCGAGGCGCCGGACCTGGTCGACGGGGTCGCGGCCGTGGCCGCTAATCCCCCGACCGCGGACAATCTCGGTTGCGAGGTGCAGGGTGACCCGGTCCCCATCATGTTCGTGCAGGGGCGACAGGATCCCATCAACCCGATCGATGGTGGTGAGGTCCGCGTGGGATCGGGACTCACCGCGGCTTCCCGGGGCGAGGTCATGTCCGCCGTGGAGGGTGCGGAGTGGTTCGCCCGGTACAACGGGATCCTCGCCGGCGGCGCCACCCCGACGGTCACCCGGGAGGGGGACGCGGAGACGATCACGTGGGAGGGGCCCGCTGCGGTGCGTCTGGTGAGGGTGGATCGCGTCGGCCACTCCTTCCCCACGCTGTCCGGCAGGTGGGGACGAGACGGCGGGGCCCGCTACGACGCTCCCGGCGAGATCTGGAGGTTCTTCTCCCCCGCACCAGCGTGA
- a CDS encoding MarR family winged helix-turn-helix transcriptional regulator — MDADLRLDQQVCFALYAASRASTAAYREALAAVGLTYPQYLVLLALWEEDGLTLRQLGERMYLDSGTLSPLLSRMEAAGLVSRSRAGRDARSVTVSLTGPGSALREEAGRIQCALVEKLDMPPGDLVELRRLARGVVAALGRADAR, encoded by the coding sequence ATGGACGCCGATCTCCGTCTCGACCAGCAGGTCTGTTTTGCCCTCTATGCCGCTTCCAGGGCGTCGACCGCGGCGTATCGGGAGGCCTTGGCCGCGGTGGGACTCACCTATCCCCAGTATCTGGTGCTGCTGGCCCTGTGGGAGGAGGACGGTCTGACGCTCCGACAGCTGGGCGAGCGGATGTACCTCGACTCCGGCACCCTCTCCCCTCTGCTCTCGCGGATGGAAGCCGCTGGACTGGTCTCCCGCAGCAGGGCGGGCAGGGACGCCCGCAGCGTCACCGTCTCACTCACTGGTCCGGGCAGCGCACTGCGCGAGGAGGCCGGACGCATCCAGTGCGCGTTGGTGGAGAAGCTCGACATGCCTCCGGGAGACCTGGTCGAGCTGCGCCGACTGGCGCGGGGTGTCGTCGCTGCCCTGGGTCGTGCGGACGCCCGATGA
- a CDS encoding PaaI family thioesterase, producing the protein MTATDGFPDASSEAASTFVRASGLVVDEVTATSLSGHADLGGDHLTAWGTVHGGVYASIVESAGGAGAGAAVADLGQIAVGVHNGTDFLRASTGGRVEVRAEALFQGRSQQLWDVVISQTEGGKILARGQLRLQNVPRPDAV; encoded by the coding sequence ATGACTGCAACCGACGGGTTCCCCGACGCCTCTTCCGAAGCCGCGAGCACCTTCGTCCGGGCCTCCGGACTCGTCGTCGACGAGGTGACCGCGACGAGCCTGTCGGGACACGCGGACCTGGGCGGCGATCATCTCACCGCGTGGGGGACCGTCCACGGTGGTGTGTACGCCAGCATCGTGGAATCCGCGGGCGGCGCCGGCGCCGGAGCCGCCGTGGCCGACCTCGGCCAGATCGCCGTGGGCGTCCACAATGGCACCGACTTCCTGCGGGCATCGACCGGTGGACGGGTCGAGGTGCGCGCGGAGGCCCTGTTCCAGGGGCGCAGCCAGCAGTTGTGGGATGTGGTGATCAGCCAGACCGAGGGCGGGAAGATCCTGGCCAGGGGCCAGCTCAGGCTACAGAACGTACCGCGGCCGGACGCCGTGTAG